One part of the Francisella adeliensis genome encodes these proteins:
- a CDS encoding ketol-acid reductoisomerase, with protein MKIQSNIFEVKEYSLGGNNETIVAGGRHLFEKLPQAFEGIKQIGVIGWGSQGPAQAQNLRDSLEGTNIKVKVGLRAGSSSEKEANAAGFTKENGTLGEMFDVIKESDMAIILISDAAQAKLYDKIISAVKPGATLGFSHGFLIGFIESINHKVRDDINIVAMCPKGMGPSVRRLYEQGKTVNGAGINSSIGVYQDINGKATEQALGWAIACGAPFVFPTTMEMEYRSDIFGERGVLLGGVHGIIEVLYRYFTDNGMDKEEAFRRTAEAITGPISKIISTQGMKKVYESLETAEDKQKFENAYNAAYTPLLDILIECYEDVESGNEIRSVVMAGARHDRLPMGKIDKTELWKVGEKVRAERDQHTTLIDPITAGVYIACIMAQSDVLAQKGHSYSEIVNESIIEAVDSLNPYMHFKGVSHMVDNCSTTARLGSRKWAPRFDYNLMQQTIPYINTKAGADAPFEKFADHPVHEALVVCSTLRPSVDISVVE; from the coding sequence ATGAAAATTCAAAGCAATATTTTTGAAGTTAAAGAGTACAGCCTAGGTGGAAATAATGAAACTATCGTTGCTGGTGGTCGTCATTTATTTGAGAAACTACCTCAAGCATTTGAAGGAATCAAGCAAATCGGTGTAATCGGCTGGGGATCTCAAGGTCCAGCACAAGCACAAAATTTGCGTGACTCTCTAGAAGGTACTAACATTAAAGTTAAAGTTGGCTTGCGTGCAGGATCTAGCTCAGAAAAAGAAGCTAATGCTGCTGGGTTTACTAAAGAGAATGGTACTCTAGGTGAAATGTTTGATGTTATAAAAGAATCAGACATGGCTATTATTTTAATATCTGACGCTGCTCAAGCGAAGCTTTACGACAAAATCATATCAGCAGTTAAGCCTGGTGCTACTTTAGGCTTCTCTCATGGTTTCTTAATTGGTTTTATTGAAAGTATTAATCACAAAGTTAGAGACGATATAAATATTGTTGCTATGTGTCCGAAAGGCATGGGACCTTCAGTTCGTCGTTTATACGAGCAAGGCAAAACAGTAAATGGTGCTGGTATCAATAGTAGTATTGGTGTTTATCAAGATATTAACGGTAAAGCAACTGAACAAGCTCTAGGCTGGGCTATAGCTTGTGGCGCACCATTTGTATTCCCAACAACTATGGAAATGGAATATCGCTCTGATATCTTTGGTGAAAGAGGTGTTTTACTTGGTGGTGTACATGGAATTATCGAAGTGCTTTATCGTTACTTCACTGATAATGGTATGGACAAAGAAGAAGCTTTCCGCCGTACTGCTGAAGCAATTACTGGACCTATATCTAAAATCATCTCAACACAAGGAATGAAAAAAGTATACGAAAGTCTAGAAACTGCTGAAGACAAGCAAAAATTTGAAAATGCTTACAATGCTGCTTACACTCCATTACTAGATATCTTAATCGAGTGCTATGAAGATGTTGAAAGTGGTAATGAAATTCGTTCAGTCGTAATGGCTGGTGCACGTCACGATCGTTTACCAATGGGTAAAATCGATAAGACTGAACTATGGAAAGTCGGTGAAAAAGTAAGAGCTGAGCGTGATCAACACACAACTTTAATTGACCCAATTACAGCAGGTGTTTATATCGCTTGTATTATGGCTCAATCTGATGTTCTAGCTCAAAAAGGACACTCTTACTCTGAGATTGTTAATGAATCTATTATTGAAGCAGTTGATTCACTAAACCCGTATATGCACTTTAAAGGTGTCTCTCATATGGTTGATAACTGCTCAACAACTGCTAGACTTGGTTCACGTAAATGGGCGCCTAGGTTTGACTATAACTTAATGCAACAAACTATTCCATACATCAATACTAAAGCAGGTGCAGATGCTCCTTTTGAAAAGTTTGCCGACCACCCAGTTCATGAAGCTTTAGTTGTATGTTCGACTTTACGCCCTTCTGTGGACATAAGTGTTGTAGAATAA
- a CDS encoding LysR substrate-binding domain-containing protein yields the protein MIDKKELNAFKVLAETLHFGKASEKCFLTPSALTRLIQKTEQEIGLILFERDSRNIRLTDAGKVYYQFTKEMLQKYEDLNCVLYPKKGQIAGDIRLSCTVTASYAVLPEVVKKLHLNYPGIKIQLTTGSIKNCTSQLEEDSTDVIIGILSKDIPKGFCVKEVLTTKMVMIAPAIKKVKNLRQVIRDIPFIRPSHYIGGSNLDEWFAKQNLKPEIYGDIDGNEAILSLVSSGIGSSILPEVILKHSHLSKSVNIIKTVDLPEISVGVVMRKEALISPVKNIFWELVEKVDVIEA from the coding sequence ATGATTGATAAAAAAGAATTGAATGCATTTAAGGTGTTAGCAGAGACTTTACATTTTGGGAAAGCAAGTGAGAAATGTTTCCTAACTCCTTCAGCTTTAACTAGGCTTATACAGAAAACTGAGCAAGAGATTGGACTAATTCTTTTTGAAAGAGATAGTAGAAATATTAGGTTAACAGATGCAGGAAAAGTATATTATCAGTTCACTAAAGAAATGTTACAAAAATATGAAGATCTTAATTGTGTTTTATACCCTAAAAAAGGACAAATAGCAGGGGATATTAGACTATCGTGTACAGTTACAGCATCATATGCAGTTTTACCTGAGGTTGTTAAAAAGTTACATCTTAACTATCCTGGCATTAAAATACAGTTAACTACAGGATCAATAAAAAACTGTACTAGCCAGTTAGAAGAAGATTCTACAGATGTGATAATAGGGATTCTTTCGAAAGATATCCCGAAAGGTTTTTGTGTTAAAGAAGTATTAACTACGAAAATGGTTATGATTGCACCTGCTATAAAGAAAGTCAAAAATTTAAGACAAGTTATTAGAGATATACCTTTTATAAGGCCATCCCACTATATTGGAGGTAGTAATTTAGATGAATGGTTTGCTAAACAAAATCTAAAACCAGAAATATATGGTGATATTGATGGAAATGAGGCCATCTTGTCATTAGTATCTTCGGGTATAGGCAGTTCTATATTACCAGAAGTGATACTGAAACATAGTCATCTATCTAAGTCTGTAAATATAATAAAAACAGTAGATCTACCGGAAATATCTGTAGGTGTCGTGATGAGAAAAGAAGCTTTAATTTCTCCTGTTAAAAATATTTTTTGGGAGCTTGTTGAGAAAGTAGATGTTATAGAAGCCTAA